From Brienomyrus brachyistius isolate T26 chromosome 18, BBRACH_0.4, whole genome shotgun sequence, one genomic window encodes:
- the LOC125712583 gene encoding olfactory receptor 5F1-like: MTALGTSLGNGSIIRPVGFYIVGFRALPLVELYLIFLAAVYAATVLCNTFVIAVVCFEHRLHTPKYIAVANLAVVDLALSTSLIPGMLKTFLVKDNFITFNICLTQMFFCYAFLTMESLSITVLAYDRLIAICFPLHQHSINTITRMISIIMIMWAVDVGTHAFSISTMTSLSFCKSTDVYSYFCDFAPVFRLACNDYSLQWTCATTLSLVNLFGPLSFITLTYICILISVFRMQSIESRFKALSTCVEHLFLVAIFYVPFLTLFIIGLFLFGVNPDMRMLTLSLASCLPPLLNPVVYSLKTKEIRARAFVILQKIKVRSAV; encoded by the coding sequence ATGACTGCGCTCGGCACTTCGTTGGGAAACGGCTCGATCATTAGACCAGTGGGCTTTTATATTGTGGGATTTCGAGCACTGCCTTTGGTCGAATTGTATTTAATCTTCTTAGCAGCAGTGTACGCTGCTACCGTTCTGTGTAACACGTTTGTCATCGCCGTTGTCTGTTTCGAGCACCGCCTGCATACACCCAAGTACATTGCGGTCGCTAACCTGGCTGTCGTTGATTTGGCTCTCAGTACCAGTTTAATACCTGGGATGCTGAAGACATTTCTCGTGAAGGATAATTTCATTACTTTCAATATTTGTTTGACGCAGATGTTTTTCTGCTACGCCTTTTTAACTATGGAGTCCCTTTCCATAACGGTACTCGCTTATGACCGATTAATCGCGATTTGTTTCCCTCTCCATCAGCACTCCATCAATACGATCACCAGAATGATCAGCATTATAATGATAATGTGGGCTGTTGACGTGGGCACCCATGCCTTCTCGATTTCAACGATGACTAGTCTTTCCTTCTGTAAATCAACAGACGTGTACAGCTATTTCTGTGATTTCGCACCTGTATTCAGACTCGCTTGTAACGATTATTCATTGCAGTGGACCTGTGCTACCACATTGAGCTTAGTAAACTTGTTTGGACCCCTGAGTTTTATTACACTTACGTATATATGTATCTTGATATCGGTGTTCAGAATGCAAAGCATAGAGAGCAGGTTCAAAGCGCTCTCCACCTGTGTTGAACACCTATTTTTAGTTGCCATTTTCTATGTTCCCTTTTTAACACTATTTATcatagggctgtttttgtttggtGTAAACCCAGATATGAGAATGCTGACCTTGTCACTGGCTTCCTGCTTGCCACCTCTGTTGAATCCTGTAGTGTACTCACTGAAAACTAAAGAGATTAGGGCCAGAGCCTTTGTCATCCTCCAAAAAATTAAAGTTAGGTCGGCAGTCTga